In Oscillatoria acuminata PCC 6304, a single window of DNA contains:
- the ndhL gene encoding NAD(P)H-quinone oxidoreductase subunit L: protein MTIALLLYVVLGGTYLLVVPLALYFWLQKRWYVASSFERAFLYFLVFFFFPGMLVLAPFLNFRPKRREINV from the coding sequence ATGACTATTGCCTTACTGTTGTATGTGGTTTTAGGCGGGACTTACCTATTGGTTGTCCCCTTAGCCCTCTACTTTTGGTTACAAAAGCGCTGGTATGTCGCCAGTTCTTTTGAACGGGCTTTTCTGTATTTCTTAGTGTTTTTCTTTTTCCCGGGAATGTTAGTTCTTGCTCCCTTTTTGAACTTTCGACCCAAGCGACGAGAAATTAACGTTTAA